Proteins encoded within one genomic window of Verrucomicrobiota bacterium:
- a CDS encoding zinc ribbon domain-containing protein has translation ILNPPPPRCLMPTYEYEPLAGHCDKCQGHFEIIQKMSEPHLKTCPACGQAVKRVISGVSIGNTKSGGSYADAKKAGFTVMKRRDKGVYEKI, from the coding sequence AATTCTAAACCCCCCCCCCCCCCGCTGTCTTATGCCCACCTATGAATATGAACCGCTCGCCGGGCATTGTGACAAGTGCCAGGGACATTTCGAGATTATTCAAAAGATGAGTGAACCTCATCTGAAAACATGCCCCGCTTGCGGGCAGGCGGTCAAACGGGTGATCTCCGGGGTGAGTATCGGGAATACAAAATCGGGGGGCTCTTACGCAGATGCCAAAAAGGCTGGATTCACTGTCATGAAACGCCGGGATAAAGGTGTTTACGAAAAAATCTGA
- a CDS encoding universal stress protein gives MIKNLLLCSDGSEHSKIAMETALQIAHKFDAKIHALNVIESRDVGGSFFADLSGAVGIVPYQNLYSQLNELFTERGKAILAVIEQACEEDKVPFVSLLKTGDLAEVVQEEEKNIDLVIIGRNGEHLKLKDDFLGKSVERVIRISTKPCLITADRPRQFSKAVIAFDGSENSRRAFHAGMEFVRKMEMQTTIISVDDGHTAKSQEALAWASAHAAELGIKTECKLLTGNPEEKILDFAHDSEVDIIIMGAYGHNRIREFIIGSVTSSILFRSTIPVLLGNNHHD, from the coding sequence ATGATCAAGAATCTATTGCTCTGTTCGGACGGCTCGGAACACTCCAAAATCGCTATGGAAACCGCTCTGCAAATCGCCCATAAATTCGACGCAAAGATTCATGCCCTGAATGTGATCGAGTCACGCGACGTGGGCGGATCCTTCTTTGCCGATTTATCCGGAGCCGTCGGGATCGTCCCTTACCAGAATCTTTATTCACAGCTGAATGAACTTTTCACGGAACGCGGCAAAGCCATCCTCGCCGTCATCGAGCAAGCTTGTGAAGAGGACAAAGTGCCCTTTGTGTCCTTACTCAAAACCGGAGACCTCGCCGAGGTGGTCCAAGAGGAAGAAAAGAATATCGACCTCGTCATTATCGGGCGTAATGGGGAACACCTTAAACTCAAAGACGATTTCCTCGGTAAAAGTGTCGAGCGAGTCATCCGCATCTCTACTAAACCCTGCCTGATCACCGCTGACCGGCCCCGCCAATTCTCAAAGGCTGTCATCGCCTTCGACGGCAGTGAAAACTCCCGGCGCGCATTCCATGCCGGCATGGAGTTTGTCCGGAAGATGGAAATGCAGACGACCATCATCAGTGTCGATGACGGCCACACGGCAAAAAGCCAGGAAGCCCTTGCTTGGGCATCGGCCCATGCGGCTGAACTGGGGATCAAAACCGAGTGCAAACTGCTTACCGGTAATCCCGAAGAAAAAATCCTCGATTTCGCCCATGACTCGGAAGTCGACATCATTATCATGGGTGCCTACGGCCATAACCGCATTCGTGAATTCATCATCGGCAGCGTCACCTCCTCCATCCTCTTCCGCAGTACCATCCCCGTCTTGCTCGGTAATAATCATCACGATTAA
- a CDS encoding pseudouridine synthase, which produces MLVAFYKPYGVLTRFTPDGSAHRTLKEFPLPPRCHPIGRIDADSEGLLLLSDEKRWEDLLLNPRQKHWRTYWVQVERVPDEMALSKLRKGVEIADYFTKPALASILSPPPQTGESENESVKYSPGEIIVPVRNPPIRFRKNVPDTWIEISLTEGKNRQVRHMTAAVGHPTLRLIRFAIGHLHLADLALKPGENKLLTAGECDLLFK; this is translated from the coding sequence ATGCTGGTCGCGTTTTATAAACCATACGGTGTCCTGACGAGATTCACTCCGGATGGTTCTGCCCACCGCACACTTAAGGAATTCCCCCTACCCCCGCGTTGCCATCCGATTGGACGGATCGATGCGGATAGCGAGGGGTTACTCCTGCTCAGTGACGAGAAACGCTGGGAGGATTTGCTCTTGAATCCCCGCCAAAAACATTGGCGCACTTACTGGGTCCAGGTGGAGCGTGTCCCCGACGAGATGGCCCTGAGCAAATTGCGCAAGGGTGTGGAGATTGCGGATTATTTTACAAAACCCGCTCTGGCCAGTATCCTCTCACCCCCGCCTCAGACTGGTGAATCGGAAAATGAATCTGTGAAATATAGCCCGGGAGAGATCATCGTCCCGGTGAGGAACCCCCCGATCCGCTTCAGGAAAAATGTCCCGGATACTTGGATCGAGATATCCCTGACGGAAGGCAAAAATCGCCAGGTCCGCCACATGACCGCTGCCGTGGGGCACCCGACGCTGCGCTTGATCCGGTTCGCTATCGGCCACCTCCACCTTGCTGACCTCGCCCTCAAACCCGGTGAAAACAAATTGCTCACTGCGGGCGAGTGTGATTTGCTTTTCAAATAG